Proteins co-encoded in one Helicoverpa zea isolate HzStark_Cry1AcR chromosome 30, ilHelZeax1.1, whole genome shotgun sequence genomic window:
- the LOC124644520 gene encoding uncharacterized protein LOC124644520 — MDWNRDGSKSAEFDKHKSWYKVDIDGDYITKNTKSKNTPKKNINKTKNRSKEKPRRLAKPVISEQKAVVLVKDMKIVKTFEEKPESLSKTHALMFRLGVHLCFSLVMLLTAYYGFSYVMPSQVISSNISSIEGSLPSARDLRLNPGFFQEEEIDIYSVKFFPSLCPQNWHRPRIATKIPVQTPNLNLNITYILHHCLLNPFLIKTSKYEKSK, encoded by the exons ATGGATTGGAACCGAGATGGCAGCAAAAGTGCTGAGTTTGACAAACACAAGTCTTGGTATAAAGTCGATATAGACGGGGACTACAtcacaaaaaatactaaaagtaaaaacacgccaaagaaaaatataaataaaactaaaaatcgaAGCAAAGAAAAGCCGAGAAGGCTGGCTAAGCCTGTGATTTCGGAGCAAAAGGCTGTAGTTCTCGTAAAGGACATGAAGATTGTGAAAACGTTTGAAGAGAAGCCTGAGAGTTTGAGCAAAACACATGCCCTAATGTTTAGACTGGGTGTTCACTTATGTTTCTCTTTAGTAATGCTACTAACAGCATACTACGGCTTTTCCTACGTAATGCCATCGCAAGTTATATCGTCaaatatttcttcaatagaAG GGTCGCTGCCGTCTGCTCGAGATTTGAGACTAAATCCTGGATTTTTCCAAGAAGAAGAAATAGATATCTACTCAGTGAAATTTTTCCCGTCGCTGTGCCCTCAAAATTGGCACCGTCCACGGATCGCTACTAAAATTCCTGTCCAGACACCGAACTTGAATTTGAATATCACATACATATTGCACCATTGTCTATTAAATCCATTCCTCATTAAGACTtcaaaatacgaaaaaagtaaATAG